From the Trichocoleus sp. genome, one window contains:
- a CDS encoding glucokinase, whose amino-acid sequence MTQLLAGDTGGTKTILRLVEAQQTESGSGLSLKTLYESRYISAEFPDLAPIARKFLAAAAAETGIAVAPEAACFSIAGPVVNNTCVLTNLSWTLDAKRLERDLSLAHVSLINDFVAVGRGIEGLQPEDLITLQAGEPQADAPIAVIGAGTGLGQGFLLRQGDRYQVFPTEGGHSDFAPRSELEFHLLKYLRDKHGLSRISVERVVSGMGIVAIYQFLRDRQTYPESPEIAQAIRTWEQEAGRSKSVDPGAVIAQAAAAGKDTLCQETMQLFVEAYGAEAGNLALKLLPFGGLYVAGGVAAKNVPLLQSGAFLQAMRDKGRMRPLMERVPVHIVVNQRIGLIGAALTAGRL is encoded by the coding sequence GTTTAGTTGAAGCTCAGCAAACCGAGAGTGGCAGTGGTCTGTCGCTTAAAACCCTATACGAGAGTCGATATATCAGTGCCGAATTCCCTGATCTGGCTCCAATCGCGCGGAAGTTTTTGGCAGCCGCAGCCGCTGAAACGGGAATCGCTGTCGCTCCTGAAGCTGCTTGCTTCTCGATCGCTGGACCCGTTGTCAATAATACCTGTGTACTCACAAATCTCTCCTGGACACTGGATGCAAAACGCTTGGAGCGAGATCTATCGCTGGCTCATGTCAGCCTCATTAACGATTTTGTTGCTGTGGGTCGCGGCATTGAGGGGCTACAGCCCGAAGATCTAATTACCCTTCAGGCAGGTGAACCTCAGGCAGATGCACCGATCGCAGTTATTGGGGCAGGCACAGGGCTAGGGCAAGGCTTTCTGCTGCGGCAGGGCGATCGATATCAGGTCTTTCCCACAGAAGGGGGGCATTCTGACTTTGCGCCACGATCGGAACTCGAATTTCACCTGCTGAAATATCTCCGCGATAAACATGGGCTTTCACGGATTTCAGTGGAGCGAGTCGTTTCGGGAATGGGTATTGTCGCTATCTATCAATTTTTGCGCGATCGGCAGACCTACCCTGAGTCACCTGAAATTGCCCAGGCAATTCGCACCTGGGAGCAGGAAGCAGGTCGATCTAAGTCCGTTGATCCGGGAGCCGTGATTGCCCAAGCCGCTGCCGCAGGTAAAGACACTCTCTGTCAGGAAACCATGCAGCTTTTTGTAGAAGCCTATGGTGCTGAAGCAGGCAACCTGGCACTCAAGCTTCTGCCCTTTGGTGGGCTTTATGTTGCAGGCGGAGTTGCTGCCAAAAATGTGCCACTGCTGCAATCTGGAGCTTTTCTACAAGCGATGCGAGACAAAGGACGGATGCGCCCCTTGATGGAGCGAGTTCCTGTTCACATTGTTGTCAATCAGCGGATTGGTTTAATTGGTGCAGCGTTGACCGCAGGGAGGCTGTAA
- a CDS encoding ABC transporter substrate-binding protein — protein sequence MLTLIRLLAIVLSLFLIGGCQAMPQNSNTVHLTLWHGVNPPANRDVLQGLVDRFNQTHPQIQVESLYVGQGDQQIPKILAAVVGNASPNLLWYAPTITGQLIELEAIEPLDQWWQTFPQKAELDPTLLESMTWEDHIWSVPFSTNNVGIFYRPSRFTAAGITELPQTWAELRSIAAQLTQPEQEKFGMLLPLGKGEWTVFMWLPFMWSAGGEFTLNPPRESNSSSPNIQLVNDRAIEALEFWQSLIADGSAILSQPERGYELDDFLSGKVAMQLTGPWTLGQLRQTGIDFAVMPIPTQRKPATSIGGENLFLFKATPAAEQAALTFLEYVLSEAFQTEWATATGYLPVNLKSRQSQIYQQFVSEQPAIQVFLNQAKDGRSRPIFPGYSRLSDSLGRAIESVLLHQQTAETALQTAQRRFRG from the coding sequence ATGTTGACACTCATTCGACTTTTGGCGATCGTCCTCAGCCTCTTCCTGATTGGGGGGTGTCAGGCGATGCCTCAGAACTCGAATACGGTACATCTGACGCTCTGGCATGGAGTCAATCCACCTGCCAATCGAGATGTGCTGCAAGGATTGGTCGATCGATTCAATCAAACGCATCCTCAAATTCAAGTTGAATCGCTTTATGTGGGGCAAGGCGACCAGCAAATTCCCAAGATTCTGGCTGCCGTTGTTGGTAATGCCTCTCCAAATCTTTTATGGTATGCCCCAACCATCACCGGACAGCTGATTGAACTAGAAGCGATCGAGCCGCTGGATCAGTGGTGGCAGACATTCCCTCAAAAAGCAGAGCTTGATCCGACTTTGCTCGAATCCATGACTTGGGAAGACCACATCTGGTCTGTTCCCTTTAGCACCAATAACGTTGGCATTTTTTATCGTCCCAGTCGGTTTACTGCTGCCGGAATTACAGAACTACCGCAAACTTGGGCAGAACTGCGATCGATCGCCGCCCAATTGACTCAACCGGAACAGGAAAAATTTGGGATGCTGCTGCCGCTGGGCAAGGGGGAATGGACAGTGTTTATGTGGTTGCCGTTTATGTGGAGTGCAGGTGGAGAGTTTACGCTAAATCCACCCAGAGAAAGCAACTCTAGCAGCCCTAATATTCAACTGGTGAACGATAGGGCGATCGAGGCTCTAGAATTTTGGCAAAGCTTGATTGCGGATGGTTCAGCCATTTTGTCGCAGCCAGAGCGAGGCTATGAGTTAGATGACTTTCTGTCGGGAAAGGTTGCCATGCAGTTAACCGGACCCTGGACATTAGGGCAGCTTCGGCAAACCGGGATCGACTTTGCAGTGATGCCGATTCCCACGCAGCGAAAACCCGCAACCAGCATCGGCGGCGAAAATCTCTTTTTGTTCAAAGCGACTCCAGCAGCAGAACAAGCAGCCCTGACCTTTCTCGAATACGTGCTTAGCGAAGCATTCCAAACAGAATGGGCGACTGCTACAGGCTACCTCCCTGTCAATCTCAAATCGCGTCAAAGTCAAATCTATCAGCAATTTGTTTCTGAACAGCCTGCCATTCAAGTCTTCCTCAACCAGGCAAAAGACGGACGATCGCGCCCCATTTTTCCGGGCTACAGCCGTCTATCAGACAGTTTAGGACGAGCGATCGAATCTGTCCTGCTGCATCAACAAACAGCAGAAACGGCGTTGCAGACTGCTCAGAGGAGGTTTAGGGGATAG
- a CDS encoding DUF952 domain-containing protein, giving the protein MIVGIEIAVYSPNNRSIVRHYSMHSIFHIASRPQWEVTQGSEAYDCESLETEGFIHCSTHSQIIPVAHLFFKDQSNLVLLWIDADRLTAELRYDRIETGESFPHVYGAINRDAIVQVFDFEPDEQGRFTLPSALTAHPSDASANH; this is encoded by the coding sequence GTGATTGTGGGCATTGAAATCGCTGTATACTCACCGAACAACCGATCGATCGTCCGCCATTACTCCATGCATTCCATCTTTCACATTGCTTCGCGTCCCCAATGGGAAGTTACGCAGGGCTCAGAAGCCTACGACTGTGAGTCTCTAGAAACTGAAGGATTTATTCATTGTTCAACTCACTCGCAGATCATTCCAGTTGCGCATTTGTTTTTCAAAGATCAATCGAATCTCGTTCTGCTCTGGATCGATGCCGATCGTCTCACTGCCGAATTGCGCTATGACAGGATTGAGACAGGTGAATCATTTCCTCATGTTTATGGGGCGATTAATCGAGATGCGATCGTGCAGGTCTTTGACTTTGAGCCAGACGAACAGGGACGGTTTACCCTACCCTCAGCCTTGACTGCTCACCCATCAGACGCATCAGCGAATCATTAA
- a CDS encoding cyclic nucleotide-binding domain-containing protein, which translates to MPDMNKLPQVSEQQMHFVRWVLTTGWMVMILSLFWNPISSHFTNSPNSFYLFRFDPNQCIPVQGTCLVQAPPSIGLLLFWTIVVPASILILLVLGHDTWRRVCPLAFVSQLPRALGIQRKQKSAKSSGGAVRYELVKIKKDSWLGRNHLYVQFGLLTLGLAARLLLLNADRFALGIFLLLTILAAIGVGYWYEGKSWCQYFCPMAPVQMVFTGPRGLLGKDAHQGQRQTVTQSMCRIIDKDGQEKSACVGCQSPCIDIDAERNYWETAAKPGRRFVHYGYAGLLIGFFFYTLLYAGNFDYLFSGAWLREANSLKAIWNPGFYIAGQPIAIPKWIAVLLTLSLSIVISNFIFFRLEKAYRSYSISSRKPISQRQSVHFGFSVCTFLCFNLFFFFTGRSLLAPLPFSVHLFFNGLIVLFSTLWLSRTLDRSAERYSRESLAGSLRRQLSKLTIDFSRFLEGRSMEDLQPEEIYVLAKVLPGFNQEQGLQVYKGVLREALEQGNTDSASSLEALRQLRQELNIKDEDHFTVLTELGSAEPDLLDPKKRRTRESQLRLESYRQALASMLLDLVDSGISLQDAMQRQRKQIQFLKLEYGMTAEEEDNVLAQLLEGEKSTVLRKAETLIEQMQQLEMRYQVFSDQVLDSQTPVFQLLRLTAVQHKQQILTKQILGLLEVLGDIPEAIDLAWAIRELAAHILPEILSSDGSQGWQNRLKPEVLSILESCSPVESLAMHQPGGKIDLITANVFPAHPQPPERLLLQQHDLPTAILAGLMSPARTQPGFSKTSPSQASPQSIGVGVVEQVEQVEQNFGKNQDSTSRFIRLKPNSTQIEVTSLIDVLDELLHELDPLNQTLALYGLDLLVPLKALEQAKQMLDHPGHWLVQETAQTLIDRDKTQADHDVDTLIVRLAMLEKVEKYIFQQPVVRVGSHSSNDLVLSDAQVAPYHAVFYQDGADFSLLDLGSGLLLDQQPIQNERARLSQGQMIQFGHSSSRSVSTTLTVNWEKQPLRTQTFSESISTIDKVLLLFESRFFKSLKPDALVELGRHATIKIYPQGAQICQAGAPSNSILLLIDGTADVVVMRGKTKQVVASLSPGETIGEMGVLTRQKRSATVVAASENCRVLVIQADKFDTVLRQDPEVARNLLVVLSTRLQTMTSRLKTG; encoded by the coding sequence ATGCCAGACATGAACAAGCTGCCCCAAGTTTCTGAGCAGCAAATGCATTTTGTTCGATGGGTGCTAACAACCGGGTGGATGGTCATGATCCTCTCTCTGTTTTGGAACCCGATTTCATCGCATTTCACCAACTCCCCCAATTCGTTTTATTTGTTTCGTTTTGATCCCAATCAATGTATTCCTGTTCAAGGAACCTGCCTGGTTCAAGCTCCCCCTTCGATCGGGCTGCTCCTTTTTTGGACGATCGTTGTTCCTGCCTCAATTCTGATTTTGCTGGTGCTGGGGCATGACACTTGGCGACGTGTTTGCCCATTAGCGTTTGTTTCACAGCTCCCTCGCGCTTTGGGAATTCAGCGAAAACAAAAAAGTGCAAAATCTTCTGGGGGAGCAGTGCGGTATGAACTGGTCAAAATCAAAAAAGATTCCTGGCTAGGGCGCAACCATTTATATGTACAGTTTGGGCTACTGACGCTCGGATTGGCAGCTCGGCTGCTGTTGCTCAACGCTGATCGGTTTGCGCTAGGAATATTTTTGCTCCTGACGATTTTGGCAGCGATCGGGGTGGGCTATTGGTATGAAGGAAAAAGCTGGTGCCAGTATTTTTGTCCAATGGCTCCGGTACAAATGGTTTTTACAGGTCCGAGAGGATTGCTAGGCAAGGACGCGCATCAGGGACAGCGCCAAACGGTCACTCAATCCATGTGCCGCATTATTGATAAAGACGGACAGGAAAAAAGTGCCTGTGTGGGTTGCCAGTCTCCCTGTATTGACATCGACGCTGAACGCAACTACTGGGAAACCGCAGCAAAACCCGGACGACGATTTGTGCACTATGGCTATGCTGGACTGCTCATCGGATTTTTCTTTTATACGCTGCTGTACGCCGGGAATTTTGACTATCTCTTTTCTGGTGCCTGGCTACGTGAAGCTAATTCACTCAAAGCGATATGGAACCCAGGATTTTATATTGCCGGACAACCGATCGCCATTCCGAAGTGGATTGCTGTGTTACTCACACTTAGCCTATCGATTGTCATCAGTAACTTTATCTTTTTCAGGTTAGAGAAAGCCTATCGCAGCTATTCTATTTCATCCAGAAAACCGATCTCACAGCGCCAATCTGTTCATTTCGGATTTTCAGTTTGTACGTTTCTTTGTTTCAATCTTTTCTTCTTTTTCACAGGTCGATCGCTGCTCGCTCCTTTACCGTTTTCCGTTCATCTCTTTTTCAACGGATTAATTGTTTTATTCAGTACACTCTGGCTTTCCAGAACGCTCGATCGTAGTGCAGAACGCTATTCGCGTGAAAGTCTCGCCGGAAGTCTGCGTCGTCAACTTAGCAAACTAACGATCGATTTTTCACGGTTTTTGGAAGGGCGATCGATGGAAGATTTGCAGCCTGAAGAGATTTATGTGTTAGCGAAAGTGCTGCCCGGATTCAACCAGGAGCAAGGGTTACAGGTTTATAAAGGTGTACTGCGAGAAGCGCTAGAGCAAGGAAATACCGATTCTGCTTCAAGTCTGGAAGCACTGCGGCAGTTGCGCCAGGAACTCAACATCAAGGACGAGGATCATTTTACAGTTTTAACTGAGTTAGGGTCGGCAGAACCAGACTTGCTTGATCCGAAAAAGCGTCGCACCCGTGAGAGCCAATTGCGGCTTGAGAGCTATCGGCAGGCACTGGCTTCCATGCTGCTAGATCTGGTTGACAGTGGTATATCACTTCAGGATGCAATGCAGCGTCAGCGGAAACAAATTCAGTTCCTCAAACTGGAATATGGGATGACGGCTGAGGAAGAAGACAATGTGCTGGCTCAACTCCTCGAAGGCGAAAAATCAACTGTTTTGCGAAAGGCAGAAACCTTGATCGAGCAGATGCAGCAGCTGGAGATGCGCTATCAGGTGTTTAGTGATCAGGTGCTAGATAGCCAAACGCCTGTCTTTCAGTTGCTCCGGTTAACCGCAGTGCAGCACAAACAGCAGATTCTAACAAAGCAAATTCTGGGACTGCTGGAAGTGTTGGGAGATATTCCAGAAGCGATCGATCTTGCCTGGGCAATCCGCGAGCTTGCTGCTCATATCTTGCCAGAAATTTTGAGTTCAGATGGCTCCCAAGGATGGCAAAATCGGCTGAAGCCGGAAGTCTTGTCGATACTGGAAAGTTGCTCTCCTGTTGAAAGTTTGGCGATGCATCAGCCAGGTGGAAAAATCGATTTAATAACGGCAAACGTTTTTCCCGCTCACCCACAACCACCCGAAAGGTTACTCCTCCAGCAACATGATCTGCCAACAGCCATATTAGCTGGGCTAATGTCGCCAGCAAGAACTCAGCCAGGCTTCTCCAAGACATCTCCATCTCAGGCTTCACCCCAATCGATCGGGGTCGGTGTGGTTGAGCAAGTTGAGCAAGTTGAGCAAAACTTTGGGAAAAACCAGGATTCAACCTCGCGCTTTATCAGGCTCAAGCCCAATTCCACTCAAATCGAAGTTACCTCTCTGATCGATGTGTTAGATGAATTGCTGCATGAACTCGATCCGCTCAATCAAACACTGGCGCTGTATGGCTTGGATTTGCTAGTTCCCCTTAAAGCCCTAGAACAGGCAAAGCAGATGCTTGATCATCCTGGACATTGGCTCGTTCAAGAAACAGCACAGACGCTGATCGATCGCGACAAAACCCAAGCTGATCATGACGTTGACACCCTGATTGTTCGCTTAGCCATGCTGGAGAAAGTGGAAAAATACATCTTTCAGCAGCCTGTGGTGCGAGTTGGCAGTCATTCATCCAATGATTTAGTTTTATCAGATGCCCAAGTTGCACCCTATCATGCTGTTTTTTATCAGGATGGTGCAGATTTTAGTCTTTTAGATTTGGGCAGCGGTTTGCTTCTTGATCAGCAGCCAATTCAGAACGAGCGGGCTCGGCTCAGCCAGGGGCAGATGATTCAGTTTGGTCATTCATCCAGCCGTTCAGTCAGTACAACGCTCACTGTGAATTGGGAAAAGCAGCCACTCCGAACCCAGACATTTAGTGAAAGCATTAGCACGATCGACAAAGTACTCTTGCTCTTTGAGAGCCGCTTTTTCAAGTCACTTAAGCCGGATGCACTGGTGGAATTAGGACGACATGCCACGATTAAAATCTATCCGCAGGGGGCGCAGATCTGTCAGGCAGGTGCTCCCTCTAATTCAATTTTGCTGTTGATTGATGGTACGGCAGATGTTGTTGTAATGCGTGGCAAGACAAAACAGGTAGTAGCAAGCCTGAGTCCAGGGGAAACGATCGGTGAAATGGGCGTTTTAACGCGACAAAAACGATCGGCAACGGTGGTTGCTGCTTCTGAAAACTGCCGAGTCCTGGTAATTCAAGCGGATAAGTTTGATACCGTCTTACGCCAGGATCCAGAGGTGGCGCGCAATCTCCTGGTCGTGTTGAGTACTCGTTTACAAACCATGACCAGCCGCTTGAAGACGGGATGA
- a CDS encoding adenylate/guanylate cyclase domain-containing protein, translated as MKSGFNEPATRPLAYKIFNFVIQLLNRRTIALLAVLFVAGLAGAMLNMSRLSSDLIHSQAVQSSALYAQAIKEARTLYSNNAVSRIKHLPNAQVTPDYATIPGAIPLPATFLIELSKSISQQNPGMSVRLYSDYPFRWRKQEGGPKDDFERSALQYLRQHPQETFVRFENFQGRPALRYAEADLMKPSCVACHNTHPDSPKRDWKVGEVRGILEITRPLDSFIAQTQEGLRGTFTMLAGLLLLALMGIALVMSRLRQTSKELELRVVERTSQLRESNQQLLVEQEKSEKLLLNILPEPIANQLKEGESSIANGFAEATILFADLVNFTKLSEKMHPTQLVSMLNEIFSQFDSLTEKHGLEKIKTIGDAYMVVGGLPIPRTDHAEAIAEMALDMQSEILRFNQKRGQDCDIRIGINTGPVVAGVIGTKKFIYDLWGDTVNVASRMESHGIVGEIQVTVPTYERLQHRYTFQPRGSIHVKGKGEMTTYLLTGRKTLHTFSVA; from the coding sequence GTGAAATCCGGCTTCAATGAGCCTGCAACTCGTCCTCTCGCTTACAAAATCTTTAATTTTGTCATTCAACTGCTGAATCGACGCACAATTGCGCTGCTTGCTGTTCTGTTTGTGGCAGGGTTGGCGGGAGCGATGCTAAATATGTCGCGTCTGTCTTCAGACTTAATTCACTCTCAAGCCGTTCAAAGTTCTGCCCTCTATGCTCAAGCAATTAAAGAAGCGAGGACGCTCTACAGCAACAATGCGGTTAGTCGCATCAAACATCTTCCTAATGCTCAAGTCACGCCCGATTACGCTACTATCCCCGGAGCGATTCCACTCCCTGCCACTTTCCTAATTGAATTGAGCAAATCAATTAGCCAACAAAACCCTGGGATGTCAGTCCGGCTCTACAGTGACTATCCCTTTCGCTGGCGCAAACAAGAAGGTGGACCGAAAGACGACTTTGAGCGATCGGCACTGCAATATTTGAGACAGCACCCCCAGGAAACTTTTGTCCGGTTTGAGAACTTTCAAGGGCGACCTGCTCTCCGCTATGCTGAAGCAGACCTCATGAAGCCTAGCTGCGTTGCCTGCCACAATACGCATCCTGACAGTCCAAAGCGCGATTGGAAAGTGGGTGAGGTGCGAGGTATTCTCGAAATTACTCGACCACTCGATAGTTTTATTGCTCAAACGCAGGAAGGACTGCGCGGCACATTCACCATGTTGGCAGGGTTGCTGTTGCTGGCACTGATGGGTATTGCTCTGGTCATGAGCCGTTTACGCCAAACCTCGAAAGAACTGGAGTTGCGCGTTGTCGAACGAACGTCTCAACTGCGGGAGTCTAATCAGCAATTGTTAGTTGAACAAGAAAAATCAGAAAAGCTATTGCTCAACATTCTGCCCGAACCGATCGCCAATCAACTGAAGGAAGGAGAAAGCAGCATCGCGAATGGCTTTGCAGAAGCAACGATTCTCTTTGCCGATCTGGTAAATTTCACCAAGCTCTCCGAAAAAATGCATCCGACACAACTTGTTTCGATGCTCAATGAAATCTTTTCCCAATTCGATAGCCTCACGGAGAAGCATGGCTTAGAAAAGATTAAAACGATCGGAGATGCCTATATGGTGGTTGGAGGTTTACCCATTCCCCGAACTGACCATGCTGAAGCGATCGCAGAAATGGCGCTTGATATGCAATCTGAAATTCTGCGCTTTAACCAGAAGCGGGGACAAGATTGCGATATCCGCATTGGCATTAATACAGGGCCTGTTGTTGCTGGCGTGATCGGCACAAAGAAATTTATCTATGATCTCTGGGGCGATACGGTGAATGTGGCAAGCCGGATGGAGTCCCATGGCATTGTCGGTGAAATCCAGGTAACTGTGCCAACTTATGAGCGGCTTCAGCACCGTTATACCTTTCAACCTCGTGGCTCTATTCATGTGAAGGGCAAAGGCGAAATGACAACTTACTTACTCACCGGACGCAAGACATTACATACTTTTTCAGTCGCATAA